From the genome of Haloarcula sp. CBA1127, one region includes:
- a CDS encoding dimethylmenaquinone methyltransferase: protein MVIGDIDRPAEQQLETLKQVDPNELGHHNHFGHSSPELSFMRTAQSAQVVGSALTVRIPPVDGTMVHKAIELAGPTDVIIIEMGGHETNAPWGEITTHAAVANGVRGVVIDGSVTDTKPITEIGFPVFARGRTNRTVQRLGESLGGDINVPVQVGGAVVEPGDVAIGNEDGVVFVPQNRIDRTIEHYTGTDEAESALIERLYDGESLADISGANDRIADLDEQA from the coding sequence ATGGTAATCGGTGATATCGATCGGCCAGCTGAGCAACAGCTGGAAACACTCAAACAGGTCGACCCAAACGAACTTGGCCATCACAATCATTTCGGGCATTCGTCACCAGAACTCAGCTTTATGCGGACTGCCCAGTCAGCACAGGTGGTTGGTTCGGCACTAACTGTACGGATTCCCCCCGTCGACGGGACGATGGTGCACAAGGCAATCGAGCTAGCGGGGCCAACAGATGTGATCATCATCGAGATGGGTGGCCACGAAACAAACGCCCCCTGGGGCGAGATTACAACCCACGCAGCCGTGGCGAACGGCGTTCGGGGAGTGGTTATCGACGGTTCAGTGACCGACACGAAGCCAATCACCGAGATCGGATTCCCGGTGTTTGCTCGCGGTCGGACCAACCGCACGGTCCAACGGCTGGGAGAAAGCTTGGGTGGGGATATCAACGTCCCAGTCCAAGTCGGGGGCGCAGTGGTGGAGCCGGGCGACGTCGCAATCGGCAACGAAGACGGGGTTGTGTTCGTCCCCCAAAATCGGATCGACCGAACTATCGAGCACTACACCGGAACCGACGAGGCGGAGTCCGCACTCATCGAGCGTCTTTATGATGGCGAGTCGCTCGCGGATATCTCGGGAGCGAACGACCGCATTGCCGATCTTGACGAGCAGGCGTGA
- a CDS encoding ParA family protein, with protein sequence MNDESTPRAVSVGVLKGGFGKTTTAINLGRELAHRNERALLIDLDDNGHMTLILGHDDAYRGERWNTNHAADVLLNGADPHDYITQVSDGLDLFPAHVDLEDVQSGLKEATMGTTRLKEELVGELLGESYDYIIIDCPANRGKLNDNAMYATGNIIIPLRPENGYETGLTNTVQRLVMEAREYFDLDILAVTPTDLSDRIDQETRDRRLLREMTTREAVAKHVPNYAYISPDDWDAIDNGSYDGNLPGIRHRAAIDNANDEGVPLRDYDAECDQLQCYDELAQIVEIGEVRR encoded by the coding sequence ATGAATGATGAGTCAACCCCACGCGCAGTCAGTGTAGGCGTCCTCAAGGGTGGCTTCGGTAAGACAACGACCGCAATCAATCTTGGTCGCGAACTTGCACATCGGAACGAGCGCGCATTACTGATTGACCTTGATGATAATGGCCACATGACGCTCATCCTAGGTCACGACGACGCATACCGGGGCGAGCGCTGGAACACAAACCACGCCGCTGACGTATTGCTCAACGGTGCGGACCCACATGACTACATCACGCAGGTGAGCGACGGTCTCGATTTGTTCCCTGCCCACGTCGACTTGGAGGATGTCCAGTCCGGACTCAAGGAGGCAACAATGGGGACGACACGCCTGAAAGAAGAACTCGTCGGCGAACTACTCGGCGAGAGCTATGACTACATAATCATCGACTGCCCAGCGAACCGTGGGAAGCTCAACGATAACGCGATGTACGCGACGGGGAACATCATCATTCCATTGCGACCGGAGAACGGCTACGAGACCGGCCTTACGAACACAGTCCAACGTCTGGTCATGGAGGCTCGTGAATACTTCGACCTCGACATCCTCGCCGTCACGCCGACAGACCTTAGCGACCGCATCGACCAAGAAACACGTGACCGCCGACTTCTACGAGAGATGACGACCCGTGAAGCCGTCGCAAAGCACGTTCCCAACTACGCGTACATCTCGCCAGATGACTGGGACGCCATCGACAACGGCTCATATGATGGCAATTTGCCAGGCATCCGCCACCGCGCGGCCATCGACAATGCCAACGACGAGGGCGTGCCATTGCGTGACTACGACGCTGAATGTGATCAACTCCAGTGCTACGACGAACTCGCACAAATCGTTGAGATCGGGGAGGTGCGTCGCTGA
- the glnA2 gene encoding gamma-glutamylputrescine synthetase yields MTSTNRVSEICANEGIDLIRLLFVTQSGAVRAHAVDVEKVDSAVETGVTISELVQTYNAFGRRDKDGRFDAAGEVILQPDPETFRRLPYADRAGAMLCDIKTLDGEPWAVDARSSLRALQTEFADAGLAPSVAFESEFHLFEQQDGESQRVGHRGAYSTASTRETHETILAITDALKTQEISVEKYYPEYAAGKHEIVTGHRSGLRAADDYVLLRETVDSVARKQGYQSTFVPKPFDNATAGCHIHLSLWDDDNVMYDADQQGLSRTGRQFVAGVLEHAPGLCGLAAPTANSYARLRPQYGAAAFACWGRGNREALVRIPAPDPQNPAGSTRIEFRAADNTANPYLGLLGLLAAGRDGIERDLEPPEPVAVDPGSLSEGQRADRGIDRLPQTLGEALDALEADTTLQRALGPDLFETYLGVKRSHWEAFTRSANSWQRDRLRSVY; encoded by the coding sequence ATGACGTCTACAAACAGAGTAAGCGAGATATGTGCCAACGAGGGGATCGATCTCATTCGCCTGTTATTTGTTACCCAAAGCGGGGCGGTCAGGGCTCATGCAGTCGATGTTGAGAAAGTCGACTCGGCGGTCGAAACCGGTGTCACAATCTCCGAGCTGGTCCAGACGTACAACGCGTTCGGTCGACGCGACAAGGACGGACGGTTCGACGCGGCGGGTGAGGTGATACTTCAACCCGACCCAGAGACGTTTCGGCGGCTCCCGTACGCCGATCGGGCTGGGGCAATGCTATGCGATATCAAGACACTCGATGGTGAGCCATGGGCCGTCGACGCACGGTCCTCATTGCGAGCACTCCAAACGGAGTTCGCCGACGCCGGGCTGGCTCCGTCTGTTGCGTTCGAAAGCGAGTTCCACCTGTTCGAACAGCAAGATGGAGAGAGCCAGCGTGTCGGCCATCGGGGTGCCTACTCGACGGCAAGCACACGAGAGACTCACGAGACGATCCTAGCGATCACTGACGCGCTCAAGACACAAGAGATCTCGGTCGAAAAGTATTATCCGGAGTACGCTGCCGGGAAACACGAAATCGTCACCGGCCACCGGTCGGGACTCCGGGCGGCCGACGACTACGTGCTGCTCCGGGAGACAGTCGACAGCGTTGCGCGCAAGCAGGGTTACCAGTCGACGTTTGTTCCAAAACCGTTCGATAACGCGACCGCTGGCTGTCACATTCACCTCTCTCTGTGGGACGACGACAACGTGATGTATGACGCCGATCAACAGGGGCTCAGCCGAACCGGTCGGCAGTTCGTCGCCGGCGTGCTCGAACACGCGCCCGGACTCTGTGGACTTGCTGCCCCGACGGCCAACTCGTATGCACGATTGCGTCCGCAATACGGTGCGGCCGCCTTCGCCTGCTGGGGACGAGGCAACCGCGAGGCACTCGTTCGGATTCCGGCCCCAGACCCACAGAACCCAGCGGGCTCGACACGAATCGAGTTCCGGGCGGCCGACAACACTGCCAATCCCTATCTCGGGCTGCTCGGTCTGCTGGCAGCCGGACGTGACGGGATCGAACGTGACCTCGAACCGCCGGAACCGGTTGCTGTCGACCCTGGATCCCTCTCAGAAGGCCAACGGGCCGACCGCGGTATCGACCGGCTCCCTCAGACGCTTGGTGAGGCACTCGACGCGCTCGAAGCCGACACGACGCTACAGCGCGCGCTCGGTCCCGACCTCTTCGAAACGTATCTCGGCGTCAAACGCAGTCACTGGGAGGCCTTTACTCGAAGCGCCAACTCTTGGCAACGAGATCGGCTCCGGAGCGTCTACTGA
- a CDS encoding IucA/IucC family siderophore biosynthesis protein: MQNLSQLESALTDEIWTAVNQDLFRKVLAEFMYEDIVLPVPINTVPADKNEPGDSWTQYHLGLTDGVEYRFSAQQRPLDSYRIREGTIRRRNGSGEWRSATDPIQFLLDSREYIGVEPTTAAHLVREYNNTLIADAHIRARKSQHDAESILDLPSAAVEGEMEGHPWYTYNKGRIGFGYDDYRQYAPESKQRQHLSWIAVSRDRGMFQAVEGLEHTELLSDELGDSYDQFYEQLVDRGLDPADYFLMPVHDWQWNDSIVQLFAEDIATDNIVPLGEGPDEYLPQQSIRTFSNVTDPKKRHVKLPIRVLNTNVYRGILGEQAEAAPAITEFIKSTRDNDAFLRDDCELLLPGEIASVNYEHPTFSQFDEAPYQYHELLGCVWRESVVSLIDADERPLTLAALIHEDLDGTPVVSQLADQAGLDLGAWLDEFLGTLLDPLLHYLYKYGLVFMPHGTNVILIHDDGYPTRIAVKDFVDEVAISDHDFPELTAMLPNDLRDDDRYKHHILHQARPESLCHRIVGTLFVGVFRYMADLLARHHNYSEQRFWQQIRAAIDDYQARFPELKARFELFDLYRPRFKKYCLNRNRMVRHGYEDSSTRPDVATHGTLSNPLSEVDRQ; this comes from the coding sequence ATGCAGAACCTCTCGCAACTTGAGTCGGCACTTACCGACGAGATTTGGACAGCAGTCAACCAAGATCTGTTTCGGAAGGTCCTCGCGGAGTTCATGTATGAGGATATTGTACTACCAGTACCGATAAACACGGTTCCGGCCGACAAGAACGAGCCCGGAGACTCCTGGACTCAGTACCACCTCGGGCTAACCGACGGCGTCGAATACCGGTTCTCGGCCCAGCAGCGACCCCTCGACAGCTATCGTATCCGTGAGGGGACGATTCGTCGACGAAACGGCAGCGGAGAGTGGCGTTCGGCGACCGACCCTATCCAGTTTTTACTCGACTCCCGAGAGTACATCGGTGTTGAACCAACGACTGCTGCCCACCTCGTCAGAGAGTATAACAACACGCTCATCGCCGACGCCCACATTCGGGCCCGGAAAAGCCAACACGACGCGGAGTCGATACTCGACCTTCCCTCTGCAGCGGTCGAAGGGGAGATGGAGGGCCACCCATGGTACACTTACAACAAGGGTCGGATCGGCTTCGGTTACGATGACTACCGTCAGTACGCTCCTGAGTCGAAACAGCGTCAGCACCTCTCGTGGATCGCGGTGAGCCGTGACCGGGGGATGTTTCAGGCCGTCGAGGGGCTTGAACACACTGAGCTGCTCAGCGACGAACTGGGCGATTCCTATGACCAGTTCTACGAACAGTTGGTCGACCGTGGACTCGATCCAGCCGACTACTTCTTGATGCCGGTCCACGACTGGCAGTGGAACGACAGCATCGTCCAGCTGTTCGCCGAGGATATCGCCACCGATAACATCGTCCCACTGGGTGAGGGGCCCGATGAATACCTCCCCCAGCAGTCAATCCGGACGTTCTCGAACGTCACCGATCCTAAAAAGCGCCACGTGAAACTCCCTATTCGCGTACTCAACACTAACGTCTATCGGGGAATTTTGGGCGAGCAGGCCGAAGCCGCCCCGGCAATAACTGAGTTCATCAAGTCGACTCGGGACAACGACGCCTTCCTCCGGGACGACTGCGAACTACTACTTCCGGGAGAGATCGCCAGCGTCAACTACGAACACCCGACGTTTTCACAGTTCGACGAGGCTCCCTACCAGTACCACGAACTGCTTGGCTGTGTCTGGCGGGAGAGCGTGGTATCGCTCATTGATGCCGACGAGCGCCCTCTTACGCTGGCTGCGCTCATCCACGAAGATCTCGATGGTACGCCGGTCGTCTCGCAGCTGGCAGATCAAGCTGGCCTCGACCTCGGAGCCTGGCTTGATGAGTTCCTTGGCACACTCCTCGACCCCTTGCTCCACTACCTCTACAAGTACGGCCTAGTGTTCATGCCCCATGGGACGAACGTTATCCTCATCCATGACGATGGATATCCGACACGGATTGCTGTCAAAGATTTCGTCGACGAGGTGGCCATCAGTGACCACGATTTCCCGGAGCTGACCGCTATGCTTCCGAACGACCTTCGAGACGACGACCGATACAAACACCATATTCTTCATCAGGCACGGCCGGAGTCACTCTGTCACCGAATCGTCGGTACGCTGTTTGTCGGTGTATTTCGGTATATGGCCGACCTGCTGGCTCGCCACCACAACTACTCCGAACAACGGTTCTGGCAGCAGATCCGAGCGGCTATCGACGATTATCAGGCCCGGTTCCCCGAACTCAAAGCACGGTTCGAACTGTTCGATCTCTACCGACCTCGGTTCAAAAAGTACTGCCTCAACCGCAACCGCATGGTGAGACACGGCTATGAGGACAGTTCCACGCGTCCGGACGTAGCAACTCATGGAACGCTTTCCAACCCACTCTCAGAAGTCGACCGACAGTAA
- a CDS encoding diaminobutyrate--2-oxoglutarate transaminase — protein MQTDKSDGQPSSADSPPRYNQSNEQLQRSQKARESNARTYPRSLPFAVERAQGAEIVDADGETYIDCLAGAGTLVLGHNHPAVTREVERLLAEDRPLHTLDVTTPEKEAFVDTLFESLPDEFTDTARVQFCSPAGTDAVEAALKLVKTATGNRSVLGFQGGYHGMTNGALSLMGDTAAKESVPGLMSNVHHLPYPDPYRHPFGLDPADHEPVSRFAERVLADPESGVTDPAGLILELVQGEGGVNPAPIEWIQEIRQITAEHGVPMIVDEIQTGMGRTGETWAFEHADIVPDVITCSKAIGGGLPLAVVMYDESLDEWEPGAHAGTFRGHQLAMAAGRATIDYIMENDLDEHAAVVGERLKDQLTEMAANFEVVGDVRGRGLMLGVEFIDPEASSELPPPDGELASAVQTACFDRGLVIETGGRDSAVARFLPPLTLSHSQVDEIASRFSEAVEAVVDDSYGGAV, from the coding sequence ATGCAAACAGACAAATCAGATGGCCAACCATCGTCGGCCGACTCTCCACCGAGATACAACCAATCGAACGAACAGTTGCAGCGGAGTCAGAAGGCACGTGAGTCTAATGCTCGGACCTATCCACGGTCGTTACCGTTTGCCGTCGAGCGGGCACAGGGTGCTGAAATCGTCGATGCCGACGGCGAGACGTACATCGACTGCCTTGCCGGAGCTGGCACGCTCGTACTCGGACATAACCATCCAGCCGTGACGCGGGAAGTCGAGCGGCTGTTAGCTGAAGACCGCCCGCTTCACACGCTCGACGTGACGACACCCGAAAAGGAAGCGTTCGTGGACACGCTGTTCGAGAGCTTACCTGACGAGTTCACCGACACCGCTAGGGTCCAGTTCTGCTCTCCAGCAGGCACTGATGCGGTCGAAGCAGCCCTCAAGCTCGTCAAAACCGCGACGGGAAACCGGAGCGTGCTCGGTTTTCAGGGCGGTTATCACGGAATGACCAACGGAGCACTCAGTCTGATGGGAGATACGGCGGCCAAGGAGTCAGTACCAGGGCTGATGTCGAACGTCCACCACCTCCCGTATCCCGATCCATACCGACATCCGTTCGGTTTGGACCCGGCTGATCACGAACCAGTGAGCCGGTTTGCCGAACGTGTGCTTGCCGACCCCGAGAGTGGTGTCACCGACCCTGCCGGACTGATTCTTGAACTGGTGCAGGGTGAGGGCGGTGTCAACCCGGCCCCGATAGAGTGGATACAGGAGATTCGACAGATCACTGCGGAACACGGTGTTCCGATGATCGTTGACGAGATCCAGACTGGGATGGGCCGGACGGGCGAGACGTGGGCGTTCGAACACGCCGACATCGTGCCGGATGTAATCACATGTTCGAAAGCAATCGGCGGTGGGCTTCCGCTAGCAGTCGTCATGTATGACGAGTCTCTGGACGAGTGGGAGCCAGGTGCTCATGCTGGCACCTTCCGTGGCCACCAGCTCGCGATGGCGGCGGGTCGGGCAACGATTGATTACATCATGGAAAATGATCTCGATGAACACGCTGCGGTAGTTGGCGAACGTCTAAAGGATCAGCTGACCGAGATGGCTGCGAACTTTGAGGTTGTTGGTGACGTGAGGGGTCGTGGGCTGATGTTGGGCGTCGAGTTCATTGACCCGGAGGCCAGCAGCGAACTCCCACCACCTGACGGTGAGCTTGCATCGGCAGTCCAAACGGCGTGTTTCGACCGGGGGTTGGTGATCGAGACCGGTGGCCGTGACTCAGCGGTTGCGCGGTTCCTGCCACCGCTGACACTCTCCCACAGTCAGGTCGACGAAATCGCTAGTCGGTTCAGTGAGGCAGTCGAGGCGGTTGTCGACGACAGCTATGGGGGGGCAGTGTGA
- a CDS encoding IucA/IucC family siderophore biosynthesis protein, whose protein sequence is MTGVSAGCETAADRAESATLHAFLNCYLRETDAGEIVGSKQALSDAASEGDAVRILLPQQQFELIVPLRYESPTGRHLFELPAYGRAAGGEPKPIDAGTVATLCRRELALSADTTTLTEGTDLLRRLFASRQAIERFVSARDDACRATDEPILFQEAEQSLIYGHHLHPTPKSREGIADHEAPTYAPELNGSFQLRYFAADPDLVSQWSTDERHATDWLLLGLDEAPTELPARAERAVDNGRLLIPTHPWQASYLISQPHVEGVLDEGRLTDLGAFGPTFYPTTSVRTLWSPEAPFMVKTSLAVQITNAERTGKIPELKLGVAAAELLDTGFGDRITDRFPQFSILRDPAALTLDVGDGPESGFETVLRENPFRDEAAANVSPVVALCQDGINGPSRLARLVSDIADRTGRSTSGIAREWFREYLAVLLKPVIWMYLELGVGLEAHQQNTLIRLDIDGWPVEGFYRDNEGFYLPESRCEEIEGWLPGITDRVDTVCPDSIADECIRYYTVINNAFGVINALGVAGLVDETTLLKSLRSAIADLAEHEPAASSFATALLEESHIPAKGNLRTRFEGRDELAAPLEEESVYISVENPLVTRLSESRD, encoded by the coding sequence ATGACTGGTGTCAGCGCTGGCTGCGAGACTGCAGCCGACCGCGCCGAGTCGGCAACGCTGCACGCGTTTCTGAACTGCTATCTCCGCGAAACCGATGCCGGTGAGATTGTCGGCTCCAAGCAAGCACTTTCGGACGCAGCTTCCGAGGGCGACGCGGTCCGTATTTTGCTGCCACAACAGCAGTTCGAACTGATCGTCCCGCTCCGCTATGAGTCACCGACCGGCCGACACCTCTTCGAGCTGCCCGCCTATGGCCGGGCCGCTGGTGGCGAGCCGAAACCGATTGATGCGGGAACGGTCGCTACGCTCTGTCGACGGGAACTCGCGCTATCGGCCGACACCACCACTCTGACGGAGGGTACTGACCTCCTCCGTCGACTGTTCGCCTCACGGCAGGCTATCGAGCGCTTCGTCTCAGCGCGCGACGATGCCTGCCGAGCGACCGATGAGCCCATCCTGTTCCAAGAGGCTGAACAGTCACTGATCTACGGCCACCATCTTCATCCGACACCCAAGAGTCGGGAGGGAATCGCCGATCACGAGGCACCCACCTACGCACCGGAGCTCAACGGATCGTTCCAGCTCCGGTATTTCGCCGCCGATCCGGATCTCGTCAGCCAGTGGTCGACCGACGAGCGACACGCGACCGACTGGCTTCTGCTGGGACTCGACGAGGCCCCCACGGAGCTTCCGGCCAGGGCTGAGCGCGCCGTTGACAACGGTCGTCTCCTGATCCCCACCCATCCGTGGCAAGCCTCCTACCTCATTTCACAGCCACACGTTGAGGGGGTACTCGATGAGGGACGACTCACCGATCTCGGTGCGTTCGGGCCGACGTTTTATCCTACCACCTCGGTTCGCACGCTGTGGTCGCCCGAGGCTCCGTTCATGGTGAAAACCTCGCTCGCGGTCCAGATCACGAATGCCGAGCGCACGGGCAAGATTCCGGAACTCAAGCTTGGGGTAGCCGCGGCGGAGCTGCTGGATACCGGGTTCGGCGACCGGATTACCGACCGTTTCCCACAGTTTTCTATCCTGCGGGATCCCGCAGCGCTGACACTCGATGTCGGTGACGGTCCTGAGTCCGGCTTCGAGACAGTGCTTCGAGAGAACCCGTTCCGCGATGAGGCCGCAGCAAACGTCTCGCCAGTCGTCGCACTTTGCCAGGACGGGATCAATGGCCCATCACGGCTCGCTCGTCTAGTGAGCGATATTGCCGACAGAACGGGCCGGTCCACCAGCGGTATCGCTAGAGAGTGGTTCCGGGAGTATCTGGCCGTTCTACTCAAACCAGTGATCTGGATGTACCTCGAACTCGGTGTCGGTCTCGAGGCCCATCAGCAGAACACCCTCATCAGACTCGATATTGACGGCTGGCCGGTCGAAGGGTTTTATAGGGATAATGAGGGGTTTTACCTCCCCGAATCACGCTGCGAGGAGATCGAAGGCTGGCTCCCAGGCATCACCGACCGTGTCGACACGGTCTGTCCCGACAGTATCGCCGACGAATGTATCCGTTACTACACGGTCATCAACAACGCGTTCGGCGTCATCAACGCCCTCGGAGTCGCAGGGCTCGTCGACGAGACAACACTCCTCAAATCTCTGCGATCCGCAATCGCCGACCTAGCCGAACACGAACCAGCTGCATCCAGCTTTGCCACTGCACTGCTCGAAGAGTCACATATTCCTGCCAAGGGTAACCTCCGCACGCGGTTCGAGGGCCGCGATGAACTGGCGGCACCGCTCGAAGAGGAGTCGGTCTACATCAGCGTCGAGAACCCACTTGTCACTCGGCTCTCAGAATCACGGGATTGA
- a CDS encoding aspartate aminotransferase family protein yields MRSHDPDAIGREQLDGRTLGERLFLGTPEGNDAYAAAIDHCRDAVISAVSETEGPYSGGTYAAHQDRLDHETIPESGEPLKEVIDDLATDLLEASVYPTDKACNAHLQCPPMVPGLAAEVMLSALNQSLDSFDQAPAATVLEERLIDDLASLFDLGESADGVMTSGATQSNFQSLLLAREWYAADAFDHSVRAAGLPPAASELRILTSADAHFTVAQAAAQLGLGEDAVIAIPTDDRHRMDPTALADELDRLEQTDCRPFALVGMAGTTDFGSIDPLPALADLSNEHGLWFHVDAAVGGALALSDSHAEALDGIERADSLAVDFHKLLYQPISCGAFLLADGSRFDLMGRNAAYLNPTGDQVPNLVSKSLQTTRRFDALKPYVAFRTLGRKGMGKLIDRTIELADQAADIVRSDPAFELACPPEINIVTFRYTPDHDHPTKPPGKWADQVNRWARDQLLLSGEGVVARTEVDGRVHLKFTLLNPRTTADDVHDLLLALKEDAAQAEAQVTASQPDQSDGELDVSPVCGSEVEQ; encoded by the coding sequence GTGAGATCCCACGATCCGGATGCGATTGGAAGGGAGCAACTCGATGGGCGCACGCTCGGCGAACGGCTGTTCCTTGGGACACCGGAGGGGAACGACGCCTACGCGGCGGCGATAGATCACTGTCGGGACGCGGTGATCTCGGCGGTCAGTGAGACCGAGGGTCCCTACTCCGGAGGGACGTATGCGGCACACCAGGACCGACTCGACCACGAGACAATCCCCGAGTCGGGCGAGCCACTCAAGGAGGTGATCGACGACCTCGCAACCGATCTCCTCGAAGCATCTGTATACCCAACTGACAAGGCCTGTAACGCGCATCTCCAGTGTCCGCCGATGGTACCAGGGTTGGCCGCCGAGGTGATGCTGTCGGCGCTCAACCAGTCGCTGGACTCGTTCGATCAGGCCCCAGCTGCGACGGTGCTTGAAGAACGGTTGATCGATGACCTCGCCTCGTTGTTTGATCTTGGAGAGAGTGCTGATGGTGTGATGACATCAGGTGCAACACAGTCGAATTTCCAGAGCCTGCTCCTCGCACGTGAGTGGTACGCCGCCGACGCGTTCGATCACTCGGTACGGGCGGCGGGGCTGCCACCAGCAGCCAGCGAGCTCCGGATCCTGACCTCGGCCGATGCCCATTTCACTGTTGCGCAGGCGGCCGCCCAGCTTGGACTCGGCGAAGATGCCGTGATCGCGATCCCAACCGACGACAGACATCGGATGGACCCTACCGCACTCGCCGACGAACTCGACCGCCTGGAGCAGACCGACTGCAGACCGTTCGCGCTGGTCGGGATGGCCGGGACGACCGACTTCGGGAGTATCGATCCGCTGCCGGCACTTGCCGATCTCTCCAACGAACATGGGCTCTGGTTTCACGTCGATGCGGCCGTGGGTGGGGCACTCGCGCTGAGCGACAGCCATGCTGAGGCCCTCGACGGTATTGAGCGCGCTGATTCATTGGCCGTCGACTTCCACAAGCTGCTGTATCAGCCGATTTCTTGTGGGGCCTTCCTGCTGGCCGATGGGAGTCGGTTCGATCTCATGGGACGAAACGCTGCCTACCTCAATCCAACTGGCGACCAGGTTCCCAACCTCGTCTCAAAATCACTGCAGACGACACGACGGTTCGACGCACTGAAACCGTACGTCGCGTTTCGGACGCTCGGCCGCAAGGGGATGGGGAAACTGATCGACCGGACCATCGAGCTTGCCGACCAAGCCGCTGATATCGTTCGCTCAGACCCGGCATTTGAACTCGCCTGCCCTCCGGAGATCAACATCGTGACGTTCCGGTATACACCGGACCATGACCACCCAACGAAACCACCTGGCAAATGGGCCGATCAGGTAAATCGATGGGCGCGAGATCAGCTACTTCTCTCGGGGGAGGGCGTCGTTGCTCGAACCGAGGTCGACGGCCGCGTCCATCTGAAATTCACCCTTCTGAACCCACGTACCACGGCTGACGATGTACATGACCTGCTACTCGCCCTGAAGGAGGATGCGGCCCAGGCCGAAGCCCAAGTCACCGCCAGCCAGCCGGACCAATCGGACGGTGAACTCGATGTTTCACCTGTTTGTGGATCGGAGGTGGAACAATGA
- a CDS encoding ABC transporter substrate-binding protein, which translates to MGYNNRSTRRQLLAGTGLAFGSALAGCASISGSDDTDDSNESTTTEQADSYEACIEPVGCQTFESVPETYIVNNGEWADMAFALGKRDGFLTSTNMIPGFLFEPFGLDVPPRSETESMSAVSWDKEIFYEREPDVILMDPNYMHGTGWDDSWDEADTQEISENVAPFFGNNILRRRDFHDYKLYSLYEAFERLAELFQERERYEAMVSVHDDLQKEIQSRLPSDGGQPTIGLVNSATNPSEGTFYPMNTDADGIEMKPYQDLGIESSFTPELVESGTIDYEQLLDVDPEIIVVHWGIKTTGDTDSFSSSAFHKQFVEPMETDPVGSQLKAVEEGNIYPGAFGSQGPLVNLLQTEMVAQQLYPEEFGEFEPERFPEVADDKQLFDRQRVKDIVQGRF; encoded by the coding sequence ATGGGATATAACAACCGATCAACACGCCGCCAGCTACTCGCGGGGACGGGCCTCGCGTTCGGTTCGGCACTGGCCGGCTGTGCGTCGATATCTGGATCAGACGACACGGATGACTCCAATGAGTCGACTACGACAGAACAGGCAGACAGCTACGAGGCCTGTATCGAGCCAGTAGGCTGTCAGACTTTCGAGTCGGTACCTGAGACCTACATCGTCAACAACGGCGAGTGGGCCGATATGGCCTTTGCACTGGGTAAACGCGATGGGTTCCTGACGTCGACTAACATGATACCCGGATTCCTCTTCGAGCCGTTCGGGCTGGACGTACCGCCGCGCTCGGAGACAGAGTCGATGTCAGCGGTTAGCTGGGACAAGGAGATCTTCTACGAGCGCGAGCCCGATGTGATCTTGATGGACCCCAACTACATGCATGGCACCGGCTGGGACGACTCATGGGACGAGGCAGACACCCAGGAAATCAGCGAGAACGTTGCTCCCTTCTTCGGGAACAACATCCTGCGTCGACGAGATTTCCACGACTACAAACTCTACTCGCTGTACGAGGCCTTCGAGCGGCTTGCTGAGCTGTTCCAAGAACGCGAGCGCTACGAGGCAATGGTGTCTGTTCACGACGACCTTCAGAAGGAGATCCAATCGCGGCTCCCGTCGGATGGCGGCCAGCCGACGATTGGTCTTGTCAACAGTGCCACTAATCCGAGCGAAGGGACGTTTTATCCGATGAATACGGACGCGGACGGTATCGAAATGAAACCGTACCAGGATCTCGGCATCGAAAGCTCATTCACCCCTGAGCTGGTCGAGAGTGGAACCATTGACTACGAACAGCTGCTTGACGTCGATCCCGAGATCATCGTCGTCCACTGGGGAATCAAAACCACCGGCGACACTGATAGCTTCTCGTCGTCGGCGTTCCACAAGCAGTTCGTTGAGCCAATGGAGACCGATCCGGTCGGCAGCCAGCTGAAAGCGGTCGAGGAGGGCAACATCTATCCCGGTGCGTTCGGCTCGCAAGGCCCACTGGTGAACCTGCTCCAGACCGAGATGGTCGCCCAGCAGCTCTATCCCGAGGAGTTCGGCGAGTTCGAGCCCGAACGGTTCCCCGAGGTAGCCGACGACAAACAGCTGTTCGACCGCCAGCGGGTGAAAGACATCGTTCAGGGACGCTTCTAA